DNA from Sphaerodactylus townsendi isolate TG3544 linkage group LG08, MPM_Stown_v2.3, whole genome shotgun sequence:
GCAGGGAGAAATATCTGTCAAGAAAGTCAAATAGGCAAGCTAGAcgggtttttattttaatgtgcaacattgtcttattttaaggtgcaacatatttattttaatgggcAACGAAGAGTGAGACCAGACCAGTTCGAACTtcttttaagaaaaaagaaagggagaggggaaggtaGTGTTATTTCTTTCATCCTAAAATCGGTCGTTGCCAGACGGCTAGAAGTTAGGGAGAAAGAGACAATCGTGTGCGTAGCACAAGAGGCAAGAAGGCGTTTACCAGTCGACACAGGAAGGAAATACTGTAGGGTGATTTGCTGAATGAACGAGCCAGACGCAAGGACAATACGATtgagggcgtgggggggggatctttgcATGTTTATAATGAAATGCTTGGGGGTAAATTTAAAATATGCCCAATGACTCATACAGACCAGCTGTGATAAAGAGATACTTATGTTTGTATTGAACCGGGAATATGGTATGAACCGTGGGTAACGCTTGTTGCCATATCTGAGCTGACCAAACTGATGGGGCCGGCGGTCTCTTCCTATAGCAGAATGTTGCCGGTCTCTTCCTATAGCAGAATGATAAGGGAGAAAGTAGCCAATGTAATATGTGTGTGGTAGTTTTTTTTCCCTACATGAAAAAGTCCAAACCAggcatagaaagaaagaaagaaagaaagaaagaaagaaagaaagaaagaaagaaagaaagaaagaaagaaagaaagaaagaaagaaagaaagaaagaaagaaagaaagaaagaaagaaagagaacacAAATCAgtgcaaagagagagagggagaggagtggTTTCTTATTTCTTGAAAAGATCTTGTACTGTAATGGATCTCTCTGACAAGCTAATTAGCATTTCTTTGGCTGTCAGATTTAGCCAAGTAGGTATGACAAATAGAACAGCCTCAGTGGCGAGAGTGGCATGTGATATTGATTTGAGtgaaataatatttgaaataatGGAAAAGGGATCTAAAGACGCTCGAGGGGTGAATGCAGGTGTCTTTTATCGTTCCGGATGGGGGAGGGAAACACCCACACACCACAACTAGAGCAGAGCCTGCGGTCTTGAATGGAGGAGAATCAATGAAAGCACTCCAGAAGACGCGTTGGGCCTTTGCAAACTGCAAGACCGTAATGAACTTAAGTGTAACTAACCTACCTCTGCTTCTGCAGACCCTTGGGAAATCTCCAAAGAGGTCCGGAGATAAGGCCggtggaaggggaaaggaaggtccAGAGGGCTGGAGGCCTTGTACTTAAGGTCCAGTAGGGGCTACAGACTTTTGGGAGCGCAAAATCTCGTTTGTTGGGAATTATTCAGCCAGGACAATCTTGCTTGACGGGATTTAGGGGTGTTCCAGACCTGCAGCTTCTGCTTCCGTGTGGAAGCTTTAAATATTTCCCCTTTTTAATGGCACACTATACAAGGACGCTTTCTTCTCCCACGAGCGCAGGAGTCCTGGTTCGTGCCGTGCACACGCCCTTTGCTGCGCATCCACTGAAGTCGACTCTGGTCCGGAACAGCAGGACAGGTGCTCTTTCCTTCTCCGCTGCAAGTTCGCCAGACCTTCTCTAGCGTTTCTCCCGCAGGCCGGCGCCCACTTCGCCCGAGGAAAATCCCCTTCTCCCCAGGAGGAGTCACGTGGAAAGGGGGGTCGGGGGTCCAGGTGGGGTGGCCGCTGTCTCGCTTGGGAGGTCGAGAGCCTTTTTCTCTCTCCACCGCTGACCTTctgcttttgcccccccccccccccccgtcccttgcAGGTAAAAGTCTGGTTCCAGAACCGGCGCACCAAGCAGAAGAAGGATCAAGGCAAGGACTCGGACCTGAAGTCGGTGGTGTCCGAGACGGCGGCCACCTGCAGCGTCCTGCGGCTGCTGGAGCAGGGCCGGCTGCTCTCCCCGCCCGGCTTGCCCGGCCTGCTTCCGCCTTGCGCCACCAGCGCCTTGGGCTCGGCTCTGCGCGCTCCCAGTTTGGCCAGCGGCACCAGCGGCTCGGGATCGGGGCCAGCAGGCGCCTCCCCTCACCCACCGGCTGTCAGCAGCGCCCCCGGCCCGGCCCATCCTGCCCAGGCCGGGGGGCACAACCTCTTCAGCCTGCCCGTGCCCACCCTGCTGGGCTCCGTGGCCAGCCGGCTCTCCTCCAACCCCCTGGCCATGGCCGGATCCCTGGCGGGGAACTTGCACGAACTCTCGGCCCGCTACCTGAGCTCCTCCGCCTTCGAGCCCTACTCCAGGACGCCCAATAAAGAAGGCGCGGAGAAGAAGGCCTTGGACTGACTCGGAGGAGCCCCCGCCTCGCTGGGCTTGCATGGACGATCTCTCTTGGCGACCACGATCCATGGAGTCTCCTCCACCTTAGGCgccctcctgctgctcctccaacCGGCCTCCTCCGCCAGCCCAGCTCCGGTCCCCACCCGGCCAACTCTGCCTCCCGGGATCCCAGCCCCGTTTGGTCCTCTTGTTTTCTCCCCCGGTCGCACAGACGCCGGAGGCCTCGCACATCGGATGGGGAACGACTCGGCAACACCGAcgtaacacccccctcccccccccagccagacTAACAGACGGAAAAGGCCAAACAACCAAAGAGCTGGGGAGATGAGGGGAGAAGAGCTGGGGAAGGAGACGTCCCGCGCTGCTTTCAGCCTTCCGAGATGGCCCGTGGGAGAACTGAAGGGGACAGCTCCGCATCCTTGCGGGACTTGGGCTGGCTGGCGCTGCGGGGAAGGAAGCCTCGCCTTTCAGACGGACGGCCAGGGCCGAAAGGATCCACGTTACGAACGCCGGCGTTTGGAAGAGGGGGGCTGGGAGGTGTGGTGAAAGAGGGCTAGAGTGGGTAGAGTTCCTTAGATGCAAAGTAGACTGGTATTCTGTACGGGACAGACTGGCATGCATATCCAACCGTCGAGGCTGCAGGGGGTCCTCCTGGAAACAGACGGGCCCTTTTAAAGCGGCGTGCGTCTGTTTCAGGCCAGGACAGCAGCAAAGGGGTTGTTCACCGCTCTGAAGATTAGCGATTCCTGTCACAGAGTTCCGCACAAAAGCTTTGAAACCGGCCCCAGTGAATGAGGTGGGCTGAGGCGTGCTGCTTATTCCGAAGTTTCGCGGCTCTGGGTAGACGTGCGTAGGATTGCGCTTGCATACCCGAGTGACGTCCCTACGAAAGGCCACCATAAGTAAACGCAAAAGCGTTGCAATTTGGTGGAGTCCAAGCAAACCTCCCCGGGATCAAAATTAAAACTCCAGACGAAGTCGGTGGTCTagcaaattgtatttatatttgtggCAGGTGCCCAGCCTGTATTCTATCACGCAAAGCACGagcattttaatgcattttttcttttgtttagtgCTGGATATTCGAACAGATTTTAATACGGTGCCCGTTGACCATACTTACACGCACGCAGGACACGGACCACGTCCGCATCAAAGCAGACCAGGCTTCCTAGTCGTCCCCTCCCGAATCTACTTTTAGATTCTCATAAGAAAACCAGAAGTGCAGATGCCGCTGGATATGGGAAACAAGTTCTCGCGGCTCCGGAACCAACGGGATCTTTAGGATGGATTCTCTAGAATCGCCTAAAACCAACTTTAACGTCTGGTTCTTTCCCCCTCCATATTAACGATCATCTTGTAAAACTAAACCCACTGCAAAACGCAACTCCCTCCCAGTCCCCAAATCTGGTTTTTCTACTTTTAagcttttcttattttaaaacctTCCTTATCATGTCCTTATTATCTATTTCAGTCCTCTTCGATGTATGTATTAAAAGTCCAGTTTTTTCCCCATCAAATGCTAGGGCTGGAAAAttgtcagagaaaaaaaaaatcccaacaccGTGAATTTACATAGTTGCTTTAATTtatacttacacacacacacaacacagcgAGAGCGTTTACAGACTGTATACATATGTGTCACCAAactttttaaccaaaaaaaagaggcaaaaaagTGGAATGGTTGATGTAGTGGGTAGGATTAATTTTAGAACAGAAAGAGCTAGTGAGGAGCGTGTCTGTGCGAGAGAGAgcgcaaaagaaaaaaccctcatagtaattttattgtaaattatttacgTCTGAAGTTTCTAGGCAACTAGTGAAGAAGATAAAAGAATGACTCGATGACTGAAGGCGAAACTCTTGGTACTAACCCGTGTCCTGAATGTTTTGGATATTTGGCTGTTTTGTATTTATGTGGTGAGAGTGAAATATATTATATCTATATGAATGCCAGAGTTATTTTGATCTTCTGTGTAGAGAGCCCGAAGGTATCCACACTGGACGGGTCGAAaacggacacccccccccctccctctaggAGGTGTTCAGCCGTCGGCTCTTTTTCTCAAAGAATTTGTCTGCTAAGTACCCGGGTCGAAAATACAGTTTTGGGATCCATAGTTGCacgagggggcattttttaaaaaatccgcaCGATCTCAGTATTGCAGTTGCATATGAAAGTATGCATTAACCCTTCCCGCCTCCAgccctacaaaaataaaaataaaacactcttAGGTGGCCACTAAGTATGTTGAACGCTTGCCACGTTTTTTTTCCAGGTTGGTGAGCGCTCCCAAGGAACATGGCTAGTAAATATTTTCTTCTAGCTCCTGTGGGGGAAGAAAGACATTCAACGGTTGCTGCTGAAGGGAAAGATGCTCTGCCAAAAACATCTCCTGTGGGGGTCTGACGCAGACCTCCACCGGACATTTTCACGGCGGAAGCTCCTTTAGCGATTTGGAGGCCATAATGAAGGATGCCCAGATGCGGGACGATGTGGAGTTTTCTTCTGAAGCAGACCATCGAAGCCGACTGGCTTCAtcagctgcttctgctcctggcaCCGCTCTGGACCACCGTGCGAAACGCGCTCCTGCCCACCTGCGCAATCCGTCGCtggttaaaaagaaaggaaacgcTTCCAAAAAGTAATCAGTTTCTAACAACCACGGAAGGGGCTGACTCTTCATTGGAGATAATTATATTtctattcctttcttttttccccctttctccttctgttGAGCAGGTACAACAGGAAAGAGCACGACTATAAATTCGTAAGAACGTCCGAGCGAGTCTAGGTCATCTAGCAATATCATTTAAGTACCCTCATTTGATTACTGTTTATCCATGAATTTATAGGACTACAATTTAGTTTCATCAGACTATACAAAAACTCAGTCTGATTACAATCTGGCCTGTCGCTCCTGTTTTAGCCCCATTCTGACGATTCCTCGAGAACTTCCTTCCAGGGACACAGACTCTGAAGAAAAAAGGGACTGAACCCCAAGGTTTGCACTTCTGTGCGCAGGTGCTTGAGAGTAAGCTCAGCTGAACTCAGCGGCATTTGTTTCTCAGCAAATCTGGATAGGATCCGACTGTCTACTCAGATGTAGAGCTCATATTGCTCATTCAATCACTTTTATgctgcagctttaaaaagggggaaatgcctTGCTCGATCTTAAAGGGGAGGGGAGCGCTTGAGAAAGAGGAAGTTATGGAATAGGATAAAGGCTTCTGCCAGCGGGAATCAAACTAAAGCTGTCATCCTAACCCTATTTAACTAGAAAGAAGTTCCTTGAAAACAAATGGGATGACCTGAGTGCCTATGTTCTCTTTAGGACTGAAAAATTATCTCAGTAATTAAAGTGAACCCTGCTGCTATCAGCATTTGAAatgtccctttttttaaaaaaaaaaaagcagttcctCCTCAGAAATTTTGAAATGGACTACAGTTGATCAGTACTGGAGGTtcctttaatttttgttttgccaACCcagcttatttaaaaaaatggatatgtTTTAAGTAATCGTTTTTAGTAAATTGAAGATTTTTATGCAACTTATTTCTGTTTTGCTAGCCTATCTCTTctaatatgtatgtgtgtgtgtgtatcagtggTTTTATacctgcacacacaaaaatatatcTGTGGAAACATTGCCAACAGGAGGGTGATCTTCTGTATTCAGATGTTCACATCAGGTCTTCGGTATCCACATAACATCTTCAGTGTGTCAAATTGTGCAGTGTGTGGGCATCTGAGGTGCCTACTGTTAACATCTCTGAACTTGGCCTAGGCAAGCGCAGGTTTCTAGCAAATAAGCCACCGCATCATTGTATGCCAtaataaatgttagtctttaaggtgccacaagattctttgttgttttggctGCAACAGTCACACAGCAACCCCTCTGGCCAATCTCTCTGACACATCACCTGGGTAAGCGAGGCTATTGGGTTTTTTACATTGCCAATATAATTTTTAGAAACCATCCATGGCGTTTTTCAGCAGCTACTGTGCTGCAGGTATAAAGTGTGAACTGAGCGACAATAACCTCATGGGGAGAAACTATGGAATTCTGTTATCTGAAAGGGTCCGATTAGAAAGAggtaagttgttgttttttcctcttggggagggaggaagcgaCAAAAGAGCCAAGCAACCAAAAAACTCCCTGCCCCTTGCAGGGCTGTTCTGATGCTGCCCGAGGTGCTGATTGCACATCTCAACCTAGCTGATTTGTGACAATCATTTCATTGCACTCATGATTCCATGCCAATTAAAACTGTTGCATGATCAGCATATTAGCTAGATACCAATTAAATTCTCCTGGGTTGGGCCCTTTCAATTAACCTACCACACAGAGTGAACAAAAGTGAAAACTTGGAGGGGGTGACTCACACGGCCACTGCTTTTCAGTGCAATCTTGAGCACATACATGCAAAAGTGTATCTCATTGATTTAACTGAGAGTATTTAGGGTTGCATCCCATGAGAGCACTTCCATGGCCCCATGTTTCAGTTGGTTGTGCTATAGCAGACTTTTAAAAGTGCAAAGGTGATGATATTATTCCTATTTGTGATTTTGGCTTGTGTGTGTGCAACACTAAAAAGATCTGTTTATTATGAACAAGGGGTGAAATCCAACCATATATTTGTTAGCAATCAGAAGAACTGCCTGTGTACAATGGAATCCACCcatactttttattatttatacatttctttttttctgaattggCAAATTGCAATGTTAACTATTTATTTTGTTACTGGTGTAATCGCCCCCTTTAGTTGCAGCTTTCCACTGTATGCAGGTATAACACAAATcacattttcattcatttagaTGATAAGCAGCTTATGAGATTCATGCAGTAATTATTGTGGAGGAAACTCATTCTGTGTAAAATGGCCCAAACACATCAGGGTAGAAATCCTTTTCAAATCACCACTGTGAAGAAGTTTGGCATGAGAATAACCCCATACTCAAAATCTACAGCTTGAACTGTGCTAAAACTTCCCTAGATTTTGTATGTTTGTCTCAGTATTGGATTATTGCTCTGTGAAAATCCCACTTCCAAACAGGCATGTTGAATGGCCTGGAAAGGTCAGCCATTCCCACCTGGATGGTTTGTCCGGGGTTTGATGCTGTTAGGAAATTAGGATCCCTCCCTGTTCCCATCAGCACCATGGTGCTTCCAGGCACCATCCAGATTTTCCTTGCCTTTACTGTGATCTTTTCCGATCCTGCTTCACTGTAGTATTTTGGGGAACATCACAGGAAAGCCAGGCTGGCTGATACATGGGCAGGAAAGTCTGGATTTTCCCATTCTCACCTACACAAGAGTCATTTCCCTAACAGCAGCCATTCTCCCCACTATGTCCCCAGGGGGAtttttaactattttaaaaatcagaaattggCACAGTGATATAATGATCTATCAGTTTGTTaactaccattttaaaaaaacttggataACCATCCCCCTCTCCATTATGGTGCGGGGCAGAAGAGACCACCATGGGAACTGGGgctggaaaaatgaagggaaagctGACACCTGGAAGCTTCTTTCCCACTGCACTGCATCATTGACTGCCACAACACCAGGGCTCCCACAGGAAGTGCTGCTGTGGGGAATGAGCCATATCCTGCCATATCAGAGGTATTTAATACATCACTCTTTTCCCACATGGAGATGTTCTCTGTGTAAGAAAATGCATGATTAGCATAATAAAGTGTGGCAAAAATAGTAAGAATACATAGACTGGGAAGGTAAAGGAAACATTCATGCCATATCTCACACATTAtaatgacaacccccccccccgccccttgggggagggcagttcataaatccaaaataaataaatatgtatgaaaATAATTTCTAGTAAGGAAAATAAGGTGGCTCGTCCTCTGTGTGGTATTAATAATTgaggtttatttgtttgtttacacaatttatattccacttttcagcCCCATTTAAGCTGCCAAGGCACATATACACTTAGAATATTACACATCTGGTTTGCTTTAAACAGTACAATTTGTTAGAAAAAGGCAACATTTTCTAAAGGACAAACGATGCAATACAATTATGAATCATGTCTGAGTTTTCTTACCTGACTCTGAATGCATTACATGTCAGCTGGAACGGCACTTGTGTGAATGCACACTCTTTGGACTGCTTGCCCTCCCCTCTCTCTGtccccctgacattttgtggcctTGAGCAAATCTGTTGCCTTTATGGTTCCCTCTGGCAGCAGATGTAGCTTTGGGCAAGCCACTTATCTCTCAGTTCCTCCAGCATGCCTTGTGTGAATTAGATGGTGCAAAAGCAAATATGAATCCTTTCCAAACTGTTTTTAGACCTGGTGATGGAATTGAAACAGccagacagccccatccaaaggggtggggggcaaaggggCTTGAGGGAGAAGCATGCCCTTGCACCagagcatttgccctccccataGCATTTACTCTGGCAGAGGCAGCCACCCGTAACACAGCTCTGCCACCAcagaacccagaagtctgggctgtAGCAGGACTGTTTTGGCAACCTGCTTGGACACGAGCATGGGAAGGGGCAgtccagggcattcctggggcagacCTGACTTTAGTGAGCTCCCTCCTGGGACTGAGGATGAGTAGCATGGCACACCAATCCTCAAACTGATGCATGACTTTTGGCAGCATACGTCCTGTCAGTCCTATAGGGCCTTTTGATGGTGGGGAGggtttttccctgctctctgcatcaccaaaaagcccttttggaggtggtgggatggTGCCACAGTCCAatgcctctgggtttggatggggctgcctgtcacCTTGATGAATGACCTGCACTGGGGTATGAACAGAGGGAATGtgactctgttgattctcctggacttaTCAGCAGCTTTTGGTGCCATTgatcttctagaccaggggtagggaacctgcggctctccagatgttcaggaactacaattcccatcagcctctgtcagcattgccaattggccatgctggtaggggctgatgggaattgtagttcctgaacatctggagagccgcaggttccctacccctgttctataccagTTTGCTAGGCTGATTTGAGAGTCACCATTTTGCAGTGATCCGGGTCCTATATGAAGGGTGTGTTTCAGAAAGTGAGCCCTGGGGGACTGCTGCTCAGCCCCAGGATCTTCCAAGGTTCCATCTTATTCCCTGtactctttaacatctacatgaaatgcTGGGTAAGGCCAAGCAATGATTTGGGCTCAGTTGTAACCACGATTGAcgcagagcagaggtgtagcaccaatggggagggggatgagaCGCCCtgggcgcagcagcagcagcagaggcatggttgggccatggagggggcctggtgggggtgttcgcattctggggcagggtgggcagtgctgtggcaggggcacagggcgtgcacatgccttgggcacagtttccctcgctccacccctgaggCAAAGGCATGTGCCCTGAACTCTGGGAGGAAGCAAAAAAGGAGCAGGGAGAATAGCACTGAGCTCAGTACAGAACCCTGtgaaccccactagtcacttctctccaggatgaagatgagccattgattagcactctttgggttcagtcagtcaataaattgcaaatccatctaacagtagcattgtccagtccacattttactagattACTCGCAAGAATGTCATGAGAcaccttatcaaaggctttactaaaatccaggtatactacatcaacagcattccctttatCTACCAAGtatgtcactctatcaaaaaaagggaTTAGATTAATCTAacatgatttggttttgagaaatccatgttgacttttagtgatcacactgttccctcctaagtgcttacacactgtctgtctaatgatctgctccagaatctgtcctggtattgatgtcaggctgactggtcGGTAATTGTTTGAgtactcttttttcccctttttgaagatgggaataacattagccatcctccagtccactgggatgtctcctgttctctgggagttctcaaagattattgtaagcggttctgagattacttcttccagttcttttaataccctaggatgtagttcatcaggtcctggagatttgaattcatttaaggtagccagatattcctgtaTAACCTCttcatttattctgtgctgaatttcccctactgtatcttctgttccattttcgcCTGGAtgagcattgttttctttttgagaaaagacagaggcaaagaaggtgttaagtagttctCCGTTTTCTCCATcccgttagcattttgccatcttctccattcaatgactctgtcctatccttcccccccttttctacaAACATACcctaaaaagccttttttgttgttttctaacctctctggcaagcctgagctcattgtgagctttagcttttctgactttctccctacctGTCCtcgctatttgtttgaatttctctttggagatttcccccattttccatttcttgtacatgtcctttttaaatctttccCCTGCATTTACTAGCTTCATTGGAGGCATCAAGAAGAGCACTGCAGGAACCCAGTGCAACAAGAGAGGCCAAAGTATGCCATGCAGAATGCGCAGAGGAGATGGTGGCAGGGAATCTTCTGGAAGAGGCAGTGAGAGCAATGACAGCTCAGAAACAGCCAGACTAATAGAAGTCTGCCCAGCAATGTACCAAGGTTGATGCCAGGTTttcagagaaagaggaaatagtgcgTGGAGGGGGATAGAAGGGAAAGTGAAGTGCCAACACACAAGTTGTTGAGGTAGGTCTGGTCCAGCAGCTGGCACCACACAAGCCCACTGAAtgtggttttgtatttcattgtAATTGTATACATTACTGTACACATTAAAGATATAATTTCtagcattttattaaatttggcaCTTTATTTCTGCCAGTAGTATTGCTGTAGTAAGCTTCTTTCTGATTAGTAGCACACAACTGGACCACTGTTTTCCTAAGCAGAGGCTGCTGGTAGGGAGAAGGAAAGCTTAAGACAGGGGGCAGACAAAGGTAGACTGGCTGGCTGTTGGGTGGAAAGaagatagggttaccaactccagattAGGAAATAGCTGTAGATTTAAGGAGTGGAGcctgaaggaggggagggacctcagaagggtattaTGCCATGGatttcactctccaaagcagccatttcctccaggggaagtaAAATTGCCAGCTTGCAACTGGGACTGCAAATAatccggaattacaactgatctccagataacagagatcagttcccatgacaAAGATGGCTgcttggagggtggcctctgtgGAACTGTAAACTACCGAGGTCAGGTCACTTCCCTAACTTCACCCCCGCCAAAGGTCAAccctcaaatgtccaggaattttgcaacatgggactggcaaccctaaggaggAATAGATCTCTGTAGTTGGGGAGCCGTTATGATTCTAGGAGATCTTCAATGTTGTCATCTaaatgcagcttcccagaattccctgctgcttgtgctgctacTACATGCAAACAAGGttgaagagaaggaagcaagagaaGGAAGCAGCCTAGAAGGAGAGCAACTATGAGGGCTtctaaaaaaggaaaggggaaatagcGGGGGATAGAGATCCCTCCTCAAGTCCTCCTGGGTTCCCACTTGTAGCCAATAATATTAACAAAAACAAGTTAAATAGCAAGATGAAACAGTGGCATAAAAATCCAGTAAAATTCAGCAACATCACTCATTAAAAATCAATACTACTGAATATGAGGCAACAAGCTGTGATGGAGAGGTCCCACTCCACCTCCCTTAGAAGT
Protein-coding regions in this window:
- the VAX1 gene encoding ventral anterior homeobox 1 produces the protein MFGKPDKMDVRCNPELEGAPRLSKNGPKEGKESKGCEGNLPAAFLKDQQGTFAASGAASEDCGKSKAGSADPDYCRRILVRDAKGSIREIILPKGLDLDRPKRTRTSFTAEQLYRLEMEFQRCQYVVGRERTELARQLNLSETQVKVWFQNRRTKQKKDQGKDSDLKSVVSETAATCSVLRLLEQGRLLSPPGLPGLLPPCATSALGSALRAPSLASGTSGSGSGPAGASPHPPAVSSAPGPAHPAQAGGHNLFSLPVPTLLGSVASRLSSNPLAMAGSLAGNLHELSARYLSSSAFEPYSRTPNKEGAEKKALD